The Carnobacterium divergens nucleotide sequence CTAGAATAGGCATTTTGGTATATATTATTAAAGACTATCCATTGTGATATAGGTAACGAATGACAAATTAAAAAATGTGAGAAAAGTGAGGTAAGAGGATGAAACCGTCAATTTACGGATTAACAAATGCAGAATTAATAGAGTGGTTTTTAGAACACGATCAAAAGAAATTTAGAGCAACACAAGTTTGGGATTGGTTATATGTAAAACGTGTGCGTCAATTTTCTGAAATGACGAATCTTTCAAAAGCAACCATTCAATTATTGGAAGAAAATTTTATTATGCAGCCATTGGAACAAAAAATTGTTCAAGAATCAAATGACGGAACAATTAAATACCTGTTTGAATTATCAGATGGGTTGTTGATTGAGACGGTATTAATGCGCCATGAATACGGCTTATCTGTTTGTGTAACAACTCAAGTAGGCTGCAATATCGGTTGTACCTTCTGTGCAAGTGGTCTTTTGAAAAAACAACGTGATTTAACGGCTGGTGAAATTGTTTCGCAGATTATGCAAGTACAACATTATTTAGATGACAAAGAAGAAAACGACCGCGTGAGTCATATTGTTGTAATGGGAATTGGCGAGCCTTTCGACAATTATGACAATGTGATGAGTTTCTTGAAAATCGTTAATGACAATGAAGGGTTAGCAATTGGCGCTCGTCATATTACAGTTTCGACGAGTGGACTAGCACCAAAAATCAAAGAGTTTGCTGAAAACGGCTTGCAAGTAAACCTAGCAATCTCATTACATGCGCCAAACAATGAAATCAGAACAAGCATTATGCGTATCAATCGCAACTTCCCGATTGAAAAATTAATGGAAGCCGTCGATTATTATTTAGAAAAAACAAATCGTCGCATTACCTTTGAATACATTATGTTGCGAGGCGTAAATGACCAAAAAGAACAAGCTTTGGAACTAGCAGCACTCCTTGCGAATAAACGTCATTTAGCCTATGTAAATTTGATTCCATACAATTCAGTATCCGAACACGATCAGTACAGCCGCAGTAAAAAAGCAGACGTACTAGCCTTTCACGATACGTTGAAGAAAAAAGGGATTAATTCAGTTGTTCGTAAAGAACAAGGAAGCGATATCGATGCTGCTTGTGGACAACTAAGAAGCAAGCAATTAAAGTCTAAAGAATAGTTCAATAGTATAAGAAAGTTCCTTCAATTATTTTTTGAAGGGATTTTTTTAATGCCACGATTTGAAATTTAGCAACAAATGAAGTACAATAGCGGTGTAAGATCAATTCATGAAAGGTAAAGGTATTTAAGGCGATGAAAATATAATTCACTGTTTCTTAGTTAACTGAATTCTTAAAGTAACTTCAAAGGCAAAATAATGAAGGGTTATTTGGAATTTTTGCAACTAATCTGAGAGTGGATTTTATCAACATACAAGCCAAAATACCCGTTTAGTTCTTTCACTAGAATCGGTCTATTTATTTTGTATGCAAGTAAACCATCACCTCTTCAGATTTGAAGGAGGTTTTTTTATGTTAGTAGAAATAAAAGCAATCAAAAAATCAGTTGGAGGTCGTGTCTTAGTTGAGATTGACAACTGGCAAATTGAGGATGGCGACCGCATCGGAATTGTCGGCGCCAATGGTTCAGGTAAGACAACCTTATTAAATTTATTAAGCAATAAAGAAGTTCCTGATAGGGGATCCATTCGTTCGTTTAGTCCGATTGGATATTTGGAACAACTACCAGATGCTGTTGCAGGCGCTACCGTAAGTGGTGGAGAAGAAACTAAACGCAAGCTACAAAAAGCGTTTGAACTTGGAAGCGGCATTTTGCTAGCAGATGAACCAACAAGCCATCTTGATAAGGACAACCGTCTTTATTTAGAAAAAGCAATCAAGCAATTTAACGGTGCCGTCCTTGTGGTTTCCCACGATCGAACCTTTTTAAACCAAGTTTGTACGAAAATAGTAGAACTTGAAAGAGGAAAAACGTACTTTTACGAAGGAAACTATGACGACTATTTAAACCAGAAAGAGCTTAAACAACATACAGAGCAAGCAGAATATCACCAATACGAAAAAGAAAAAAAGCGTTTAAAACAAGTGGCCAGAGAAACGGAAACAAGAGCATCAAAAATTCGAAAAGCTCCTAAACGAATGGGGAATTCGGAGGCAAGACTCCATAAAATGGGGGATCAAAAAGCTAAGAAAAAATTAGGTCAGTTAGCAAAAAATGCGGAAAAACGACTGGATCAATTAGATGTCAAACAAGCGCCAACCGAGCTTGCGAACATTAAAATCAAATTGGCTAAAGGCAAGACCTTACACGCACCTATTTTACTATCGGCAACAAAGCTAACTAAAAAAATTGACGAACGCATCCTTTTAAATCAAATTCATTTTTCGTTAGTCAATCACTCAAAAACAGCTTTAATCGGGGGAAATGGCGTAGGAAAAACAACCTTACTCAAACTGATTATAGAAAATTCACCGGAAATTCAAAAAGTGAAAAACCTTTCAATTGGTTACTTTAGTCAAAAGCTAGAGTTATTGGAGGAAGAAAGTACGATTTTAGAAAATGTAATGAAGGAAAGCGTTCATGACGAGACTTTTGTTCGGATGCTATTAGCAAGACTATTATTTAGAAAGCAAGATGTCTATAAAGAAGTCCATTTACTAAGTGGTGGTGAAAAAAATAAGGTTTCATTGGCGAAGCTTCTTGTAAGTGATGCCAATTTACTACTATTAGATGAACCTACCAACTATTTAGACATTCCTTCATTAAAAGCCGTTGAGGAAGCTTTAATGGCCTATGAAGGAACGCTTCTTTTTGTCTCACATGATGAAACTTTCAACCAGAAGATAGCAACTCATTACTGGGAAATCAAACAGCAAAAACTGACTATGTGGGAAGCTGAAAAGAACAAAGAAACCTCTGATAAAAAAATTCCAGTAAAGCAATCAGCAGATGAAAAACTAGTATTAGAAACCCAATTAACGGCAATTATTGGGAAATTATCAAATCCAAATCCAAAAGAAGACCGACAAAAATTGGAAAATGAGTATCAAACACTATTGAAAAAATTAAAAGAATAGATAGAAGAAACGATTCGTAGCCTGATTTTACGAATCGTTTTTCTATAAAAAAAAGTATTGAATAAATTGGATAAAAATAAATTAAAAAATTTATTAAGAGAACGGTTGCAAAAACTAAAATCACATGGTATATTGAGAATATAACAGACAGGGTTGTTACTGGTCATGCAGGCAAAACCTAAATTGATTCGAAATCATATCTATCCACTTTGAGGGATAACTAGATTTGGAATGAGTTTAGGTTTTTCTTTTTACTCTAGGATTAAAGGTGGGGGAGAAATGATAATTGAAAAAATCTTAAACAACAATGTCGTTCTAACCTTGACTGCTGATGAAAAAGAAATGGTCGTAATGGGAAGAGGTTTGGCCTTCAATAAGAGGGTGGGGGATGAGATCGATCCCACATTGATTGAAAAAACCTTTGTTACAGAAGGAAAAGAAGTGACCGAACAATTAGCCGAGCTATTTAAAGAAATCCCATTAGATGAAATTGAAGTCGCAAATGAAATTATTCAATTGGCTCAAAAAGAATTAGATGTCAAACTAAGTACCAATATCCATTTGACATTAACCGACCATATCCATTTTGCTATCACTAGAAGCAAAGAAGGACTAGACCTCAAAAATCCCTTAATTTGGGAAATCAAAAAGTTCTATAAAAAAGAATACCAAATTGGGTTAAATGCGATTGATAGAATTCAAGAAAAATTAGGTGTAACGTTGAATCCTGATGAAGCCGGTTCCATTGCATTACACATTGTAAATGCAAGACAAGGCGATCAAGATATGAATCAAACGTTTCAAATGACAAAGATCGTTCAAGATATCTTAAACATTGTTCGCATGCATTATGGGTTAGTTTTCGATGAAAATTCCTTAAACTATACCCGGTTTATAACCCATTTACAGTATTTTGCTCAGCGAATGATTGCAGGTGAGACCCATGAATCAGGAGATGATTTTTTATACGAACAAGTACAAATCAAATACCCAAAAGCATTTGATTGTACAGTGAAAATCAACAGTTACTTGAAGAGCGCTCATCAAAAAGAGATGTCGATGGATGAACAGGTTTACTTGACCATTCATATTCACCGAGTAGCAGATAATTAAATAAGAATACATCGATGATGGATTGTTACTGATAAAGCAGGCAAAACCTAAGTTGATAGTGAAGCATTCTCCTTGTAGAGAATAACGCTCACTATTGATTTGGGTTTTTTATTTTTCCAAAAATGCTTTGTCGAAAAAATAGAAGAACATACAAAGGAGAACGAGAACATGGATAACAAACAAATAGCACAAGATGTATTAGTGTTAGTAGGTGGCGAAGAAAATGTAAATTCAGTTGTACATTGTGCGACTCGCTTACGTTTCAAATTAAAAGACACAAAAAAAGCCAATCGTACTGGCCTAGAAGCACATGAAGGTGTGATTACTGTAGTCGAAAGCGGCGGTCAATACCAAGTCGTGATTGGGAGCAACGTCAACGAAGTTTATAAAGATCTAATGGCTATTTCGAATTTGGATCAATCGACAGGTGAAAAAGAAGAGTCTGGCGAAAAAGGCTCATTTTTAAGTACATTAATTGATATTATTTCGGGTATTTTCACTCCATTCTTAGGTGCAATGGCTGGAGCCGGGGTTCTAAAAGGATTTCTATCATTAGCAACTGTAATGGGTTGGCTTTCAGCGACATCTGGAACCTATATTGTTCTGTTTGCTGCAGCCGATGGTATTTTTAATTTCTTACCATTCTTCCTAGCCTTTACCGCAGCTAAAAAATTCAATACCAATCAATTTGTTGCAGTAGGACTTGCGGCAGCCTTGATGCACCCAATGATGGATGCAGCGACCGCAGCTGGAAATGCGATTACCTTCTTTGGCATTCCAATCACATTGATGTCTTATGCATCAACCGTTATTCCAATTATTCTAGCAGTTTGGATTCAAAGCTACGTTGAACGTTTCTTTACAAAAGTTGTTCCTGAGTTTATCAAAATTATCCTTGTACCACTTCTAGTATTACTTGTAATGGTTCCGTTAACATTTATTGCAATTGGCCCATTAGGCGGATTTATTGGAGATGGTCTAGGGTATGTTTACAGTATGATTTATGGTCTAAGTCCAATGGTTGCGGGTGCATTTATGGGTGGTTTCTGGCAAGTGCTAGTAATCTTTGGAATGCATTGGGGATTTGTACCAATCATGATGACCAACTTATCACAAGTGGGGTACGATACAATGGTGCCAATGCTATTGCCAGCAGTTTTAGCTCAAGGTGGAGCAGCCTTAGGCGTATTCTTAAAAACAAAAGATACAAAAATGAAAGCTTTAGCAGGTTCATCAACGTTAACAGCCTTCTTTGGAATTACTGAACCAACGGTTTATGGAGTAACGTTGAAATTAAAAAAACCATTTATTTATGGTTGTATCAGTGGAGCAATTGGTGGAGCGATTATCGGGTTTGCAGGGGTTAAAAACTTTGCATTTGGTTTAGTAAGTATTT carries:
- the abc-f gene encoding ribosomal protection-like ABC-F family protein yields the protein MLVEIKAIKKSVGGRVLVEIDNWQIEDGDRIGIVGANGSGKTTLLNLLSNKEVPDRGSIRSFSPIGYLEQLPDAVAGATVSGGEETKRKLQKAFELGSGILLADEPTSHLDKDNRLYLEKAIKQFNGAVLVVSHDRTFLNQVCTKIVELERGKTYFYEGNYDDYLNQKELKQHTEQAEYHQYEKEKKRLKQVARETETRASKIRKAPKRMGNSEARLHKMGDQKAKKKLGQLAKNAEKRLDQLDVKQAPTELANIKIKLAKGKTLHAPILLSATKLTKKIDERILLNQIHFSLVNHSKTALIGGNGVGKTTLLKLIIENSPEIQKVKNLSIGYFSQKLELLEEESTILENVMKESVHDETFVRMLLARLLFRKQDVYKEVHLLSGGEKNKVSLAKLLVSDANLLLLDEPTNYLDIPSLKAVEEALMAYEGTLLFVSHDETFNQKIATHYWEIKQQKLTMWEAEKNKETSDKKIPVKQSADEKLVLETQLTAIIGKLSNPNPKEDRQKLENEYQTLLKKLKE
- a CDS encoding beta-glucoside-specific PTS transporter subunit IIABC is translated as MDNKQIAQDVLVLVGGEENVNSVVHCATRLRFKLKDTKKANRTGLEAHEGVITVVESGGQYQVVIGSNVNEVYKDLMAISNLDQSTGEKEESGEKGSFLSTLIDIISGIFTPFLGAMAGAGVLKGFLSLATVMGWLSATSGTYIVLFAAADGIFNFLPFFLAFTAAKKFNTNQFVAVGLAAALMHPMMDAATAAGNAITFFGIPITLMSYASTVIPIILAVWIQSYVERFFTKVVPEFIKIILVPLLVLLVMVPLTFIAIGPLGGFIGDGLGYVYSMIYGLSPMVAGAFMGGFWQVLVIFGMHWGFVPIMMTNLSQVGYDTMVPMLLPAVLAQGGAALGVFLKTKDTKMKALAGSSTLTAFFGITEPTVYGVTLKLKKPFIYGCISGAIGGAIIGFAGVKNFAFGLVSILSLPSFISTDSAIVSNVMVAIIGTAIAFVLALVLTLILGFDDVIPTVTAATTTATTEGLNNDTDPSTYIEKEVIESPLTGRAVLLKDVADEAFASGALGKGMAIEPTVGELTSPVTGVVTIVFPTGHAIGITSDDGTEILMHIGMDTVQMNGDGFTTHVKQGEHVTVGQPLVSFDIEKIKAAGFPVITPIVVTNSADFLDVLTTEKTELKGKDYLMTVVI
- the rlmN gene encoding 23S rRNA (adenine(2503)-C(2))-methyltransferase RlmN gives rise to the protein MKPSIYGLTNAELIEWFLEHDQKKFRATQVWDWLYVKRVRQFSEMTNLSKATIQLLEENFIMQPLEQKIVQESNDGTIKYLFELSDGLLIETVLMRHEYGLSVCVTTQVGCNIGCTFCASGLLKKQRDLTAGEIVSQIMQVQHYLDDKEENDRVSHIVVMGIGEPFDNYDNVMSFLKIVNDNEGLAIGARHITVSTSGLAPKIKEFAENGLQVNLAISLHAPNNEIRTSIMRINRNFPIEKLMEAVDYYLEKTNRRITFEYIMLRGVNDQKEQALELAALLANKRHLAYVNLIPYNSVSEHDQYSRSKKADVLAFHDTLKKKGINSVVRKEQGSDIDAACGQLRSKQLKSKE
- the licT gene encoding BglG family transcription antiterminator LicT; its protein translation is MIIEKILNNNVVLTLTADEKEMVVMGRGLAFNKRVGDEIDPTLIEKTFVTEGKEVTEQLAELFKEIPLDEIEVANEIIQLAQKELDVKLSTNIHLTLTDHIHFAITRSKEGLDLKNPLIWEIKKFYKKEYQIGLNAIDRIQEKLGVTLNPDEAGSIALHIVNARQGDQDMNQTFQMTKIVQDILNIVRMHYGLVFDENSLNYTRFITHLQYFAQRMIAGETHESGDDFLYEQVQIKYPKAFDCTVKINSYLKSAHQKEMSMDEQVYLTIHIHRVADN